The Candidatus Falkowbacteria bacterium genomic interval AGGCTGGTGCCGAAGGAGGGAATCGAACCCTCACTGCATATTACTGCAAACGGATTTTAAGTCCGTCGCGTCTACCAATTCCGCCACTTCGGCTTATTAATCTTTAAACAACAATGCCCCTCGATAAACTCGGGGCATTCGCCTCGCTTTGCATGATCTCAGGTGTAACACCATGAGCGAGCCTGAGCTCGTCGAAGGCGAGTCGAATGGTGGAGATGAGGGGAGTTGAACCCCTGTCTAATAAAACGTCATTAGCATCTGTACAGACATAGCCTGATCTAAGTTTTCGCTTTTGTCATTAAGATCAGACAAAACTGACAAAAACTAGTCTGAATTTGTTTAAATTAATATTGTCAGGCAACAAGTACTAATCGGTTCTGCAGTATGACACCCGTGATCCAACGCGCAGAATACATTGGGCGGATGGTTGCGGCTTTAAGCGGCAACGGTCGCGAAAGCTGGGATCTTAAAAGAGAAAGCAGCCTTGGCGTTTACAGTTTTGACAACTGTTATTTTGATTGGATTTGCGTGATAATCAGCACGACCTGGATACTAATGCCGAGATTTACTATCAAATCCTAGCATCCCCTATATAGGGTATAAAGTTAAAAAAATTAACTTATATTTTAAGAACTAGCCCCTTATGTCGCCACTCTGGCGAATACTTTTAAGACCTCGTTTTAGCTCTCGATCTTTAATGGCTCGACGCTTGTCAAAGCTCTTTTTTCCGCGAGCTATAGCGAATTCTAGCTTAATAAGACTTCTCTCAGTATACAGTCTGATTGGAACCAATGTCAACCCCTTTTCTTGCTGTTTTCCTACTAAACGAGAGATTTCTTGCCGTCTAAGAAGCAATTTTCGGGGTACTTCTGGGTTGTAAGATTCTTTGCCAGCCGCACAACGATAATGCCCAATATATGAGTTTATTAAATAAGCTTCTGGTCGAGGACCGCCGCTATCTCTAAAGACCACGAAAGCCCCTTTTAGATTAGCTAAACCCGCCTTAGCCGCCTTAACTTCTGGCCCAGTCAAAACAATACCGGCTATGAACTTTTCTAAAAATTCATAGTCATAAGACGCTCGTTTGTTTAGCGCTAAGACGCTCATATATTATTTATGGTCCGAAGTTTTAACGTAGGACTATTTATCAATCACGTTCCAAGCAAG includes:
- the smpB gene encoding SsrA-binding protein SmpB, translating into MSVLALNKRASYDYEFLEKFIAGIVLTGPEVKAAKAGLANLKGAFVVFRDSGGPRPEAYLINSYIGHYRCAAGKESYNPEVPRKLLLRRQEISRLVGKQQEKGLTLVPIRLYTERSLIKLEFAIARGKKSFDKRRAIKDRELKRGLKSIRQSGDIRG